A window from Mus caroli chromosome 2, CAROLI_EIJ_v1.1, whole genome shotgun sequence encodes these proteins:
- the LOC110290510 gene encoding olfactory receptor 8H1-like, with product MSACNPTNEPEFMLVGLTDSKEIQLVLSVLFLLIYMLTVLGNIVMILIIHLDVQLHTPMYFFLTHLSFLDLSYSTVITPKTLQNLLTSVKNISFMGCFTQLFFFAFLAGSECFILSSMAYDCYVAICNPLHYPVIMSPRRSYALITVSYMIGVLGSSVTVFCLSTLDFCNSTVIHHFFCLLSPIFHLSHSDSCEV from the exons ATGAGTGCCTGTAATCCTACAAATGAACCTGAGTTCATGCTTGTGGGACTGACAGATTCCAAGGAGATTCAGCTGGTACTCTCTGTTTTGTTCCTCCTGATATACATGCTCACTGTCTTGGGAAACATAGTTATGATACTGATCATTCATCTAGATGTCCAGCTCCACACTCCGATGTACTTTTTCCTCACCCACTTGTCATTCCTTGACCTCAGTTACTCAACTGTAATCACACCTAAAACCTTACAGAACCTGCTGACCTCCgtaaaaaatatttccttcatgGGATGCTTCACCCAGttgtttttctttgccttcttaGCAGGTTCTGAATGTTTTATACTTTCGTCAATGGCCTATGACTGCTATGTAGCTATCTGCAACCCTCTACACTATCCAGTTATTATGTCCCCTAGGCGCTCCTATGCTCTCATCACTGTGTCCTACATGATTGGAGTTTTGGGttcctctgtcactgtctttTGCTTAAGCACACTGGATTTCTGCAACTCCACGGTAATTCATCACTTCTTTTG tctgctgtcacctatttttcatcttagccattctgactcgtgtgaggta